The proteins below come from a single Holdemania massiliensis genomic window:
- a CDS encoding manganese efflux pump MntP family protein — MNTIEILVTCLALSLDCFVVMMARGAVMNPQEHRRSLINSFIFAGSSLLMIVLGSLAGSLIKSQLVLHVNQVIAALILFALGCFLLIQAFRQKAFEERHDDSFNYKKVLFLGLITSVDVFLLGTCMTLLQADAFQVCLISTLVTLACVELGQQIGYRLGLAYRRTIFTAGSVILFLISLKVLFQVLTHLR, encoded by the coding sequence GTGAATACAATCGAAATCCTAGTCACCTGCCTGGCTTTGTCGCTGGATTGCTTTGTGGTTATGATGGCGCGGGGCGCCGTGATGAATCCGCAGGAACACCGCCGCTCGCTGATTAACAGTTTTATCTTTGCCGGATCGAGCCTGCTGATGATCGTCTTGGGATCGCTGGCCGGTTCCCTGATCAAGAGTCAGCTTGTGCTGCATGTCAATCAGGTGATCGCAGCGCTGATCCTGTTTGCCCTAGGCTGCTTCCTGTTAATTCAGGCCTTTCGGCAAAAAGCCTTTGAAGAACGTCATGATGACAGTTTTAATTACAAAAAAGTCTTATTCCTGGGATTGATCACCAGTGTTGATGTTTTCCTGTTGGGAACCTGCATGACCTTGCTGCAGGCAGATGCCTTTCAGGTGTGCTTAATTTCCACATTGGTAACGCTGGCTTGCGTGGAATTGGGACAGCAGATCGGCTATCGTTTAGGTCTGGCCTATCGCCGGACCATCTTTACAGCCGGCAGCGTGATTCTCTTTCTGATCAGCCTTAAGGTTCTTTTCCAGGTGCTGACGCATCTGCGCTAG
- a CDS encoding DegV family protein, which yields MSDFILITDSTADMPESFYTQHQIPVLSLTYTLHDRTYTQADSLPMNEFYDQLRQGEMPVTSQVNPEAALAGFREAAQQNKDILCLCFSSALSGTYNSCRIAAEMLKEEGYTHKIIVIDSLCASTGMGLLLHKVCEMKQKGASLEETAAWIEDHKLNVCHVFTVDDLNHLYRGGRVSKTAAIVGSMINIKPILHVDNAGTLQVIGKVHGRTKSLKTLVDLMEEKMGSWKDKNDIFMICQGDVQSEAQQVAQMVKERFGISQSLITYTGPVIGSHTGAGVIGLFFMGDER from the coding sequence ATGAGTGATTTTATTTTGATAACCGACAGTACTGCCGATATGCCAGAATCCTTCTACACTCAGCATCAAATTCCTGTTTTATCCTTAACGTATACATTGCATGACCGGACTTACACACAGGCTGACAGCCTGCCGATGAATGAATTCTATGATCAGCTGCGCCAAGGCGAAATGCCAGTGACCTCACAGGTGAATCCAGAAGCAGCGCTGGCAGGTTTTCGTGAAGCAGCTCAGCAGAATAAAGATATCCTCTGCCTTTGTTTTTCTTCCGCTTTGAGCGGAACTTATAACAGCTGCCGGATTGCGGCTGAAATGTTGAAGGAAGAAGGCTATACCCACAAGATTATCGTGATCGATTCGCTCTGTGCTTCAACTGGAATGGGCCTGCTGCTGCATAAAGTCTGTGAAATGAAGCAAAAGGGTGCTTCGTTGGAAGAAACGGCGGCCTGGATTGAGGATCATAAACTGAATGTCTGTCACGTCTTTACCGTCGATGATCTCAATCACTTATATCGCGGCGGACGGGTGTCCAAGACAGCGGCAATTGTGGGTTCAATGATCAACATTAAACCGATTCTGCATGTCGATAATGCAGGAACGCTGCAGGTGATAGGTAAAGTACACGGCCGTACAAAATCATTGAAAACACTTGTCGATCTGATGGAAGAAAAGATGGGAAGCTGGAAGGATAAAAATGATATCTTCATGATCTGCCAGGGAGATGTTCAATCAGAAGCCCAACAGGTAGCCCAAATGGTCAAAGAACGCTTTGGAATTTCTCAGTCGCTGATCACCTATACCGGCCCAGTGATTGGCAGTCACACTGGTGCGGGAGTTATTGGTTTGTTTTTCATGGGGGATGAACGCTGA
- a CDS encoding ABC transporter ATP-binding protein — protein sequence MNTAIEVRGLTKRYGNHVVLKSLDFTVHEGEIFALLGVNGAGKTTTLECIEGLKKADGGQIRINGKMGIQLQSASLPERIQAREAVSLFAYWNQTEPDPKLLETMGIQEFAKKQYVQLSTGQKRRLHLALALIGNPDILILDEPTAGLDVEGRIALHEQIRQLKAQGKTMVLASHDMAEVESLCDRIGILIEGQLAFIGTVAQLNEKVGKQYNISIRSEAGVAQFATEDIAETLLTLLAQYKAEGKGISDIHVDRGSLEQHFITMTRGEKG from the coding sequence ATGAATACGGCCATTGAGGTTCGCGGACTAACCAAGCGGTACGGGAATCACGTTGTTTTAAAGAGTCTGGATTTTACGGTGCATGAAGGGGAGATCTTTGCTTTGCTGGGCGTTAACGGCGCAGGAAAAACAACGACCCTGGAATGCATCGAAGGTTTAAAAAAGGCGGATGGCGGTCAGATCCGGATTAACGGTAAAATGGGCATACAGCTACAATCCGCTTCTCTGCCGGAACGCATCCAAGCCCGCGAGGCTGTCAGCTTGTTTGCCTATTGGAATCAAACTGAGCCAGATCCAAAACTGCTGGAGACGATGGGAATTCAGGAGTTTGCGAAGAAACAATATGTTCAGCTGTCAACGGGTCAAAAACGGCGGCTTCATTTAGCCTTGGCACTGATCGGAAATCCGGATATTCTAATTCTGGACGAGCCGACAGCTGGATTGGACGTTGAAGGCAGGATCGCACTTCATGAACAAATTCGTCAGCTGAAAGCGCAGGGAAAGACAATGGTACTGGCCAGTCATGATATGGCAGAAGTAGAAAGTCTTTGCGATCGGATCGGGATTTTGATCGAAGGCCAGCTTGCCTTTATCGGGACGGTCGCGCAGCTGAATGAAAAGGTAGGAAAACAATATAACATTTCGATTCGTTCAGAGGCGGGAGTAGCACAATTTGCCACTGAAGATATAGCGGAAACACTGCTTACCCTTTTAGCTCAATATAAAGCTGAAGGCAAAGGCATCAGCGATATTCATGTTGACCGCGGTTCGCTTGAACAACATTTTATTACGATGACCAGAGGAGAAAAAGGATGA
- a CDS encoding glycoside hydrolase family 1 protein, with amino-acid sequence MIKMINGDQMLWGSATAAYQCEGAWQEDGKGTSIWDDFVHSNKNTKGITADVACDFYHHFEEDIRMLAEGGQNTFRFSISWSRIFPHDDGIVNEAGVQFYNQVLDICEKYKVLPNVTLLHYDLPSYIGADGWEKRETIDKFAAYCKRCFEIFGDRIPYYATINEPNHNSYCSYLVGNYPPNHVGDVQNLVKVCYHNMVANAKAIQEFRKLKLKAKIGIVNSGASRADILKDTPEYREAKRYANMLFHGWLIGAAVLGKFPDDLGDTLRNLGVDLSFVKQEDLDLIRENTVDWIGDNIYARKVVKPYEFGETQMVVNNDPHHSQALEGVTVKGLFQPDIDPTTRKNPWGREIYPKCGYDALIRLRDEYNNIPVFITENGHGMFETVDEKGEINDQERIEFLEEYLDFFAKAKEEGCNLQGYYIWSTMDLYSWINGYEKRYGLVHVDYENNCKRIPKKSYYWYRDYIEFQKNQ; translated from the coding sequence ATGATAAAAATGATAAACGGAGATCAGATGCTTTGGGGCTCTGCGACTGCAGCCTATCAATGCGAAGGAGCATGGCAGGAAGATGGAAAAGGAACCAGCATTTGGGATGATTTTGTACATAGCAATAAGAATACGAAGGGCATAACTGCGGATGTTGCCTGTGACTTCTATCATCATTTTGAAGAAGATATCCGGATGTTAGCTGAAGGAGGACAGAATACATTTCGCTTCTCCATTAGCTGGTCGCGAATTTTCCCTCATGATGATGGTATCGTAAATGAGGCAGGAGTCCAGTTTTACAATCAAGTTTTAGATATTTGTGAAAAGTATAAAGTACTTCCCAATGTAACCTTATTGCACTACGATTTACCAAGCTACATTGGTGCTGATGGATGGGAAAAAAGGGAAACGATTGATAAGTTTGCAGCTTATTGCAAAAGATGTTTTGAGATTTTCGGTGATCGAATTCCATATTATGCAACGATTAATGAGCCTAATCACAATTCCTATTGTTCATATTTAGTGGGGAATTATCCACCGAATCATGTTGGCGATGTCCAGAATTTAGTTAAAGTCTGTTATCACAATATGGTTGCGAATGCAAAGGCAATTCAGGAATTCCGTAAGCTGAAATTGAAGGCCAAGATTGGAATTGTAAATTCCGGGGCAAGTCGTGCTGATATTTTAAAAGATACACCTGAATATCGAGAAGCCAAACGATATGCTAATATGCTGTTTCATGGATGGTTGATTGGAGCAGCTGTACTCGGAAAATTTCCTGACGATTTAGGGGATACACTGCGGAATTTAGGGGTTGATTTATCCTTTGTTAAACAAGAAGACTTAGATTTAATTAGAGAAAATACAGTTGACTGGATTGGGGATAATATTTATGCTCGAAAAGTAGTAAAACCGTATGAATTTGGAGAGACACAAATGGTCGTTAATAACGATCCGCATCATTCTCAAGCTTTAGAGGGCGTGACAGTCAAAGGATTATTCCAGCCGGATATCGATCCAACAACAAGAAAAAATCCTTGGGGTCGTGAGATATATCCCAAGTGCGGCTATGATGCGCTGATTCGTTTGCGAGATGAGTATAATAATATACCGGTGTTCATAACAGAGAATGGACATGGAATGTTTGAAACGGTAGACGAAAAGGGTGAAATTAATGATCAGGAACGAATCGAATTCTTAGAAGAGTATTTAGATTTCTTTGCTAAAGCAAAGGAAGAGGGATGTAATCTGCAGGGTTACTATATCTGGAGTACAATGGATTTATACAGTTGGATCAATGGTTATGAAAAACGCTACGGTCTTGTTCATGTTGATTATGAAAATAACTGTAAACGTATACCTAAAAAAAGTTATTATTGGTATCGTGACTATATTGAATTTCAAAAGAATCAGTAG
- a CDS encoding PTS transporter subunit EIIC has translation MTKFSKLSEQLLEGIGGLNNITYITHCATRLRVSYRSKELLKMELLENLPNSSGIIALAGTVQVIIGTDVHDAYNEFIEYTGWSESETSAEIVNESEEVQSYEKRDFQYYLLKFSNFIAPIFMPIIPALITGGMILAIKNLLVNYFGVSIDSGTAQWMLNIFDAAFKFLPIYIGYTMAQQLKMQPIMGAMLGAVLISPTFESGLIPDIFGFLVPQVSYRSTILPVILGVALMYFVDKGLKKVLPKTLSYFLKPLLTMIIVTPVVLILLAPAGNLLSGYVADFVLWVSNTLGIIALPLLSMIYPYMVMFGLDKGLHPIALELLDKLGYNPVTIVIGFISNICIGATTLALALSMKDKAQKATAVSSGITALCGVTEPAFYGQLISHPKCMIGHAVGALCAGLFAGFFHLKTFVHGGCPGWLTLLFFVDQNGNINYVLIAIVTALIGMIVSFFATCIILRRAGKLENNKKFSNEVIN, from the coding sequence ATGACAAAGTTTTCAAAACTATCTGAGCAGCTTTTGGAGGGAATCGGTGGTTTGAATAATATTACTTATATTACTCATTGTGCCACTCGTTTGCGCGTAAGTTATCGCAGCAAGGAATTGCTTAAAATGGAATTGTTAGAAAATCTGCCGAATTCTTCAGGAATTATCGCATTGGCGGGAACTGTTCAGGTTATTATTGGAACCGATGTCCATGATGCGTATAATGAATTTATAGAGTACACAGGCTGGTCTGAATCAGAAACTTCGGCGGAAATTGTAAATGAATCAGAAGAAGTTCAATCTTATGAGAAGCGAGATTTTCAGTATTACTTATTGAAATTCAGTAATTTTATTGCACCTATATTTATGCCGATTATTCCTGCATTAATTACAGGTGGTATGATTTTAGCAATTAAGAATTTGTTGGTTAACTACTTCGGTGTTTCTATTGATAGCGGAACTGCACAATGGATGTTAAATATATTTGATGCTGCTTTTAAATTCCTGCCTATTTATATTGGTTATACAATGGCTCAGCAGCTAAAAATGCAGCCGATTATGGGTGCGATGCTTGGTGCAGTCTTAATTTCTCCTACATTTGAAAGTGGTCTGATTCCTGATATTTTTGGATTTCTAGTTCCGCAAGTCAGCTACAGATCTACGATCCTTCCAGTTATCTTGGGAGTTGCCTTGATGTATTTTGTTGATAAAGGGCTAAAAAAGGTATTACCGAAGACGTTATCTTACTTTTTAAAACCACTCTTAACTATGATTATCGTTACTCCTGTCGTATTGATTCTCTTAGCTCCTGCAGGAAATCTGCTAAGCGGTTATGTAGCCGATTTTGTGCTTTGGGTATCCAACACTTTAGGTATTATTGCATTGCCTTTGCTTTCTATGATTTATCCATATATGGTTATGTTTGGCCTTGATAAAGGACTGCATCCAATTGCTTTGGAACTGTTGGATAAACTTGGCTATAATCCCGTAACAATTGTAATTGGGTTTATTTCTAACATCTGCATTGGTGCGACAACATTGGCACTCGCATTGTCGATGAAAGACAAAGCGCAGAAGGCGACCGCGGTTTCCTCAGGGATCACAGCTTTGTGTGGCGTAACGGAACCTGCCTTCTATGGACAGTTAATATCACATCCTAAATGTATGATTGGTCACGCTGTGGGTGCATTATGCGCTGGCTTATTTGCAGGATTCTTTCATTTGAAAACATTTGTGCATGGAGGATGTCCGGGTTGGCTAACTCTTTTATTCTTTGTGGATCAAAATGGAAATATTAATTATGTCCTAATTGCCATCGTAACGGCTCTGATTGGAATGATTGTGTCTTTCTTTGCAACCTGCATAATCTTAAGAAGAGCAGGCAAATTGGAGAATAATAAAAAGTTTAGCAATGAAGTAATTAACTAG
- a CDS encoding ABC transporter permease: MKAFLYGIALQGRLDIRSKTLLITCYLVPLLFFIVMGGIFTSIMPGTEATLIPAMTVFGVTMGALIGLPPTLVEIYGTDIRKVYQANGVPSVLGLVLCNISAFVHLFIMSLILYFIAPLLFQAEFPIQTDAYFGSLAIFIAVSLGIASVIGLAVHDQAKTSMVSILFFLPSILLSGIMFPAEMLPKGFEAVGRFFPASWGYQLMSGAVFQAELLVPLLGMLLAAGLICAALLKRISQK; the protein is encoded by the coding sequence ATGAAGGCATTTTTATATGGAATTGCTTTGCAGGGGCGTCTGGATATCCGAAGCAAGACGCTTTTGATTACCTGTTATCTTGTACCCCTGTTGTTTTTTATCGTCATGGGCGGAATTTTCACTTCCATCATGCCTGGAACAGAAGCGACATTGATACCCGCGATGACGGTGTTCGGTGTAACGATGGGGGCTTTGATTGGACTGCCGCCGACCTTGGTTGAAATCTATGGAACGGATATCAGAAAAGTCTATCAGGCAAACGGTGTACCTTCAGTGCTGGGACTTGTTCTCTGCAACATTTCAGCTTTTGTTCATTTATTCATCATGAGCCTGATTCTTTATTTTATAGCGCCACTGTTGTTCCAGGCTGAATTCCCAATACAGACTGACGCGTACTTTGGCAGTCTTGCGATTTTTATCGCAGTATCGCTGGGCATCGCCAGTGTGATTGGATTGGCTGTTCACGATCAGGCGAAAACCTCAATGGTTTCAATTCTATTCTTCCTGCCTTCAATTCTGCTTTCCGGCATTATGTTCCCCGCTGAAATGCTGCCAAAAGGGTTTGAGGCGGTCGGACGCTTTTTCCCTGCATCCTGGGGCTATCAGCTGATGAGCGGAGCTGTCTTTCAGGCTGAACTGCTTGTCCCGCTGCTAGGGATGCTTTTGGCCGCAGGCCTGATCTGCGCTGCACTGCTGAAAAGAATCAGTCAAAAATGA
- a CDS encoding TetR/AcrR family transcriptional regulator yields MFKSGDEMEKNLNTKDKRVIKTRKAIINATIQLMSIKSIEQITIKEIADTALINRKTFYTHYDSIYDVLNDIENDIIQSLIEILDSTDFSAERLNPYPLFEKLTTMINQDALFFHSLLHSSGHSHLLNKVKEVVKDHLLIQFDKYFPNDNVLPQYVLEFIASGLISVYQQWFSSDDHSSSLEEISKLTGLLIFDGLNGVFRQRQLELDQLSISTSPTV; encoded by the coding sequence ATGTTCAAATCAGGTGATGAAATGGAAAAGAACCTAAATACAAAAGACAAACGTGTAATCAAAACACGTAAAGCGATCATCAATGCCACAATACAATTAATGAGTATAAAATCCATCGAACAGATTACGATTAAAGAAATAGCTGATACCGCTTTGATTAATCGCAAAACCTTTTATACGCATTATGACTCCATCTATGATGTGCTCAACGATATTGAAAATGACATTATTCAGTCATTAATTGAAATTCTTGACAGCACTGATTTTTCCGCAGAGCGGCTCAATCCTTATCCGCTGTTTGAAAAACTGACAACCATGATCAATCAGGACGCACTCTTTTTTCACAGTCTGCTTCATTCTTCCGGTCACAGCCATTTGTTGAATAAAGTGAAAGAAGTCGTCAAAGATCATCTCCTCATTCAATTTGACAAGTATTTTCCAAATGACAATGTTCTTCCTCAATATGTGCTTGAATTCATTGCATCCGGATTGATTTCTGTATATCAGCAATGGTTTTCATCCGATGATCATTCTTCTTCGCTGGAGGAAATTTCAAAACTGACAGGACTGCTTATTTTTGATGGGCTTAATGGTGTGTTCCGCCAAAGACAACTCGAATTAGACCAACTTTCTATCAGCACTTCCCCGACTGTATAA
- a CDS encoding PRD domain-containing protein, with the protein MIATKIFNNNSILSKNNKGEEIILVGGGIGFGIRKNDEIDERKIEKVFCLEKETNYKFQSIVRNTPLQYILAADQIITYIKKNSSKKINDFIYVTLTDHIYTTIERVKNHIEFDQVLLTNVKNLYHEEYRLGLNALKILQSRLHINIPDSEANFIALHIINAEMNCSMPMIYEITSTISEIAHYVSETLHTEQDTISFDRFMTHCRFLIQRIFNKNEDEVNNAIFENILTNIEKSHTEELNCVEHIMDIIKEKCQYEINEDEKMYLMIHLIRLKNSKYQNRQ; encoded by the coding sequence ATGATAGCCACTAAAATATTTAACAACAATAGTATCCTTTCTAAGAATAATAAAGGTGAAGAAATTATTTTAGTTGGAGGTGGCATTGGATTTGGTATTAGAAAAAATGATGAAATTGATGAGCGGAAAATCGAAAAAGTTTTTTGTTTAGAAAAAGAGACTAATTATAAATTTCAAAGCATTGTCAGAAATACACCTTTGCAGTATATTCTTGCCGCTGATCAGATTATTACATATATAAAGAAGAACTCTTCTAAAAAAATTAATGACTTTATTTATGTGACACTCACTGATCATATTTATACAACGATAGAGCGCGTTAAAAATCACATTGAATTTGATCAAGTTCTTTTGACCAACGTAAAAAATTTATATCACGAAGAGTATAGATTAGGCTTAAATGCCTTAAAAATTCTTCAATCTCGATTACATATTAATATTCCAGATTCTGAAGCAAATTTTATTGCATTACATATTATTAATGCAGAAATGAATTGTTCAATGCCAATGATTTATGAAATTACATCAACGATTTCTGAAATTGCACATTATGTGTCTGAAACCTTGCATACAGAACAGGATACTATTTCTTTTGATCGATTCATGACTCATTGTCGTTTTCTGATTCAACGAATTTTTAATAAAAATGAAGATGAAGTCAATAACGCAATATTTGAAAACATTCTCACAAATATAGAAAAATCGCATACTGAGGAATTGAACTGTGTTGAACATATTATGGATATTATCAAGGAAAAATGTCAGTATGAAATTAATGAAGATGAAAAAATGTATTTAATGATTCACTTAATTCGCTTGAAAAATAGTAAGTATCAAAATAGACAATAG
- a CDS encoding TetR/AcrR family transcriptional regulator C-terminal domain-containing protein translates to MEKRGMMKRFLAESLKELMLQKSFEKITIKQICDKTGVIRATFYNYFEDKYAALSYIIYLDTVDTALPYIEKKQFQQAVKAMLDKFVESREFYQIAFRITGQNSFSDLFEENVQQLFAEMFRRYGRTEKLGTMTEDELAGYFGNSLCYTVSHWLCRNRNMDSETFLKQYGAVLTSSVFDFLDMPQGSASGL, encoded by the coding sequence ATGGAAAAACGGGGGATGATGAAACGCTTTCTGGCAGAAAGCCTGAAAGAGCTCATGCTGCAGAAAAGCTTTGAAAAGATCACGATTAAGCAAATCTGCGATAAAACCGGCGTCATCCGCGCCACGTTTTATAATTATTTTGAAGACAAATACGCAGCTTTAAGTTATATCATTTATCTGGATACTGTCGATACAGCGCTTCCTTATATAGAAAAGAAGCAATTCCAGCAGGCGGTCAAAGCGATGCTTGATAAATTCGTGGAAAGTCGTGAATTTTATCAAATTGCTTTCCGGATCACCGGTCAGAACAGCTTTTCGGATCTGTTTGAAGAAAACGTTCAGCAGTTATTTGCGGAGATGTTCCGCCGTTACGGTCGGACCGAAAAGCTGGGAACGATGACCGAAGATGAACTCGCTGGCTATTTCGGCAACAGTTTATGTTACACGGTCAGTCACTGGCTGTGCCGCAATCGAAACATGGACAGTGAAACATTTTTAAAGCAGTATGGAGCCGTTCTGACCAGTTCCGTCTTTGATTTTCTCGATATGCCTCAAGGCAGTGCCAGCGGTTTGTAA
- a CDS encoding phosphoribosylaminoimidazolecarboxamide formyltransferase, which produces MKEYELKYGCNPNQKPASVDIEEGDLPFTVLNGRAGYINLLDALNAWQLVKELKEATGMAAAASFKHVSPAGAAIGLPLDDTMKKIYFCEDTELSPIACAYIRARGADRMSSYGDFAALSEECDETTARFLSKEVSDGVIAPSYSEKALEILRAKRKGTYLVLQMDANYMPKAMESKEVYGVRFHQQRNDVKIDESLLQNIVSENKELPEAARRDLLIAMITAKYTQSNSVVYAKDGQAIGIGAGQQSRIHCTRMAGNKADIWHLRQHPKVLNLPFKEKIRRADRDNAIDVYISDEWEDLLREGSWQEAFTEKPEVLTAEEKKAWLASVSGVSLASDAFFPFGDNIERARKSGVSYIVEAGGSVRDDHVIDTCNRYGIVLIFNGVRLFHH; this is translated from the coding sequence ATGAAAGAGTATGAGCTGAAATACGGATGCAATCCCAACCAGAAACCAGCCAGCGTCGACATTGAAGAGGGAGATCTGCCGTTTACGGTACTGAATGGCCGTGCCGGGTATATCAATTTGCTGGATGCCCTCAATGCTTGGCAGCTTGTCAAAGAATTGAAAGAAGCAACCGGAATGGCGGCCGCTGCTTCATTTAAGCATGTATCTCCCGCCGGCGCCGCGATTGGCCTGCCGTTGGACGACACCATGAAAAAAATCTACTTCTGTGAAGACACGGAGCTTTCGCCGATTGCCTGTGCGTACATCCGCGCCCGCGGGGCAGACCGCATGTCTTCTTACGGCGATTTCGCCGCCCTGTCAGAAGAATGTGATGAAACCACGGCCCGTTTCCTGTCAAAGGAAGTTTCTGATGGTGTTATCGCTCCTTCCTACAGTGAGAAAGCGCTGGAAATTCTGCGGGCTAAACGCAAGGGGACCTACCTTGTCTTGCAGATGGATGCGAATTATATGCCGAAAGCGATGGAAAGCAAAGAAGTTTACGGGGTACGTTTTCATCAGCAGCGCAATGATGTGAAGATTGATGAGAGTCTGCTTCAAAACATCGTATCGGAAAATAAAGAATTGCCGGAAGCGGCCAGACGAGATCTGCTGATCGCGATGATTACGGCTAAATATACGCAGTCCAATTCGGTTGTTTACGCGAAGGACGGTCAGGCGATCGGAATCGGCGCTGGCCAGCAATCCCGCATCCACTGCACACGAATGGCCGGCAACAAGGCGGATATCTGGCATCTGCGTCAGCATCCGAAAGTGCTGAATCTGCCGTTTAAAGAGAAGATCCGCAGAGCTGACCGCGATAATGCGATCGACGTGTATATTTCCGATGAATGGGAAGATTTGCTGCGGGAGGGCAGCTGGCAGGAAGCTTTCACGGAAAAGCCGGAAGTGCTGACCGCGGAAGAAAAGAAAGCCTGGCTGGCATCGGTCAGCGGGGTATCCCTGGCATCAGATGCGTTCTTCCCGTTTGGTGATAATATAGAACGGGCTCGCAAGAGCGGCGTTTCATACATCGTGGAAGCCGGCGGTTCTGTGCGTGACGATCATGTCATTGATACCTGCAACCGATATGGGATCGTGCTGATTTTCAACGGTGTCCGTCTGTTCCATCATTAA
- a CDS encoding MerR family transcriptional regulator encodes MEKQKAIPEGFMAIGEAAKKLGVTVRTLQHYDKEGLLSPSAVSSGGRRLYTNKDLVMVHQILSLKHLGFSLSDIKNRLIPLDSPAEVANALQDQAEALREKIEGLSQSLREIETLHQEVLKMEAVDFKKYADIIVNLQMKNDFYWLIKHFDDQMLDHIRQRFDQESGMTFIQTFTQLQEQAIQLYEDGVLPESDQGQALAEAFWKLIDEFTGGDLSLLPKLVEIGKFEGSEPGWKAKQTEANAFIGPALNTYFERNGFNPMQEEK; translated from the coding sequence ATGGAAAAACAAAAAGCGATTCCCGAGGGATTTATGGCGATTGGTGAAGCTGCCAAAAAGCTGGGGGTTACCGTAAGGACGCTGCAGCATTACGATAAAGAAGGATTGCTTTCCCCTTCCGCAGTCAGTTCGGGCGGTCGACGTCTCTATACCAATAAAGATCTGGTCATGGTGCATCAGATCCTATCGCTGAAACATCTGGGATTTTCGCTGTCGGATATCAAAAACAGACTGATTCCGCTGGATAGTCCGGCAGAGGTGGCCAATGCTTTACAGGATCAGGCTGAGGCTCTGCGGGAGAAAATTGAAGGTCTGTCGCAATCTCTGCGGGAAATTGAAACACTCCATCAGGAAGTGCTGAAAATGGAAGCCGTGGATTTTAAAAAATATGCGGATATCATTGTGAATCTTCAGATGAAGAACGATTTTTATTGGCTGATTAAGCACTTTGATGATCAGATGCTGGATCATATTCGGCAACGATTTGATCAGGAAAGCGGAATGACTTTCATCCAGACTTTTACGCAGCTGCAGGAACAGGCGATCCAACTGTATGAAGATGGAGTTTTGCCGGAGAGTGATCAGGGTCAGGCTCTGGCGGAAGCATTCTGGAAATTGATTGATGAATTTACCGGCGGTGATCTGAGCCTGCTGCCGAAGCTTGTAGAAATCGGAAAGTTTGAAGGCAGTGAGCCGGGCTGGAAAGCAAAGCAGACGGAAGCCAATGCTTTCATCGGACCAGCTCTGAATACCTATTTTGAAAGGAACGGATTCAACCCGATGCAGGAGGAAAAATGA
- a CDS encoding PTS sugar transporter subunit IIA, whose product MDVYSVVQGLAKNLDDVCDPVFSKRMLGDGIAVEPSNSKIFSPVDGKIVMFFETKHALGIRAKDGAELLLHIGIDTVELNGKPFKEKAKIGDSVSRGDLLMEVDFSMIKKLGYDTTVMLIATNRRVQLIKDTGQISINDPVFTLL is encoded by the coding sequence ATGGACGTTTATAGTGTTGTTCAAGGTTTAGCTAAGAATTTAGATGATGTATGTGATCCGGTTTTTTCCAAACGCATGCTGGGAGATGGAATAGCAGTTGAGCCAAGCAATTCAAAGATATTTAGTCCCGTTGATGGGAAAATTGTAATGTTTTTTGAAACAAAACATGCTTTAGGAATTCGAGCAAAAGATGGTGCGGAACTTTTGCTTCATATAGGAATTGATACGGTGGAATTGAATGGCAAACCGTTTAAAGAAAAGGCTAAGATCGGCGATTCCGTGTCACGAGGCGATTTATTAATGGAGGTTGACTTCTCAATGATAAAAAAATTAGGCTATGATACAACAGTGATGCTTATTGCTACTAACCGAAGGGTTCAATTGATTAAAGATACTGGGCAAATCAGCATTAATGATCCAGTTTTCACATTATTATAA